The genomic DNA CATCAGGCAGGTCCAGTCGTTGAATTTTGACACAATAGCTGCGAATTGCTGTGGCCAGTGTGTCGTGAGCCATTTTGTTTTTGATGAAATCGACATGACGAAATTTTGATGTCAGGGCCTTTTGGCAAATTTCACGAGTCATTTCTCCTAGTCGTCCTGATTCCATGAAAAGGGCGTCCATGGCCAGTGACGGCGTGCCAAGGATGGTTTTGTCCAGATATTTTGGCTGGCCAAGCTCCGCGACGTCCCGGCCAATGTGACGGTTGAGAAAATTCACCAGCCGTTTGGTGAAGGGCAGGAAAAGCGCGACGCCGAGCACATTGAAAAGGGTGTGAAAAATAGCGAGCGTGGTTGCCATGTCAAAAGTTTCGTCAAGCGGCGATATGGTTTTGACAATAGCGAGCAGGAGCGGAATGGTTGCCAAGGCGACCAGTGCGGTGACTGTATTGAAGATGATGTGGGCCGCAGCAACCTTCTTGGCGTTGTAGGTTGCGCCAATGACGGAAAAAAGAGCGGTCGATGTCGTGCCGATATTGGTTCCGATGGCGGCCGCCGCAGCACTCTCCAAGGTGATGATGTTGGACATTCCCGCAGTCAGGATAAGGGCCATGGCCGCGCTGGAGCTTTGCATGAGCAGCGTGAGTATGGCTCCGATGACCACAAAGAGCAGGATACCGGGAATGCCACCAATGTTGAAAGAGGCAAGGTCAACGGCCCCGCCGAGATCGTGGAAAGATGATTGCAGAATTTCGATGCCAAGGAAAAAAATGCCGAACCCGGTCAAGGCGTCCCCGAGGTGCTCGCGACGAGAATGGCGTCCCGTGAGCCTGAGCAATGCGCCCAGACCGATCAAAGGGAGGGCCAATGCCTTGACTTTGACACTGACACCAACGGCGGCGACGATCCAGCTTGTCACGGTTGTCCCGATGTTCGAGCCGAAAATGACACCGACGGATTGTGGGAGCGTCATCAGCCCGGCATTGACGAATCCGATAACTGCCACAGTGATGGCACTGGACGATTGCACCAGGGCCGTGACCATGAATCCCGAGGCCAAGCCTCTGAGTGGGGTTTTTGTCCATTTCCCTAAAATTGAGCGGAGGGCGTTTCCGGCCGCGTTGCGCAGCCCTTTGGTCATCAGTCTCATCCCTAAAAGGAAAAGTCCGAGTCCACCTATCAGTCCGGCACCAAGAGAAAATAGCATGATCGTGGGTCGCTCCTTACAACAATCTGATAGTACGTTCTTAGTTTGACAGAAGGGCAAAGTAAATAGGTTTGTGCATACCGATATGATCGAAAACGGTCAGCATGTCATCCGTGAAAGAAGGGGGAGGGGGCTTCGGGAAAATTCGATGGATTC from Pseudodesulfovibrio sp. JC047 includes the following:
- a CDS encoding Na/Pi symporter, with amino-acid sequence MLFSLGAGLIGGLGLFLLGMRLMTKGLRNAAGNALRSILGKWTKTPLRGLASGFMVTALVQSSSAITVAVIGFVNAGLMTLPQSVGVIFGSNIGTTVTSWIVAAVGVSVKVKALALPLIGLGALLRLTGRHSRREHLGDALTGFGIFFLGIEILQSSFHDLGGAVDLASFNIGGIPGILLFVVIGAILTLLMQSSSAAMALILTAGMSNIITLESAAAAAIGTNIGTTSTALFSVIGATYNAKKVAAAHIIFNTVTALVALATIPLLLAIVKTISPLDETFDMATTLAIFHTLFNVLGVALFLPFTKRLVNFLNRHIGRDVAELGQPKYLDKTILGTPSLAMDALFMESGRLGEMTREICQKALTSKFRHVDFIKNKMAHDTLATAIRSYCVKIQRLDLPDAVALRLPAVLRVVQYYKKALNIITEISQQHTFLDHSLPEPTAETARAFRRDVRNLLNVAHTPCAPEFMDIKQQLHQLDDVYHDLKDDLLRIGAQGDIDLNTMVSLLEYYSSMRQMGEQAVKGTTYWALLRDMDLTCANADKENEYTWKQEA